A single window of Gloeocapsa sp. PCC 73106 DNA harbors:
- a CDS encoding tetratricopeptide repeat protein, with product MYLIPPVPAVIIIAQNTVTNYLIQGVDKHKQGNPQGALIDFTQALEINPKDAEVYYNRGVVYYELDKYQLALEDINRSIKLKPDYPEAYYLRGLILSRSLLDEEATMDDFTQTIKLDSRFAPAYFQRANLYYQQRELEKAFKDYTNVIDLASEYAHAYYNRGLVLYQIGDRSSAIKDLEQAAQLYFKQGEQSYYERTKRAIAAISQRL from the coding sequence ATGTATTTAATACCTCCTGTACCTGCTGTCATAATTATCGCTCAAAACACCGTCACGAATTATTTAATTCAAGGAGTTGATAAACATAAACAAGGAAATCCTCAAGGCGCATTAATTGATTTTACTCAAGCTCTGGAAATCAATCCCAAAGATGCCGAAGTTTACTACAATCGTGGGGTGGTTTATTATGAGTTAGACAAGTATCAATTAGCTCTAGAAGATATTAATAGAAGTATCAAGCTTAAACCAGATTATCCCGAAGCTTACTACTTAAGAGGTCTTATTTTGTCTCGTTCTCTTCTAGATGAGGAAGCGACTATGGATGATTTTACCCAGACTATTAAACTAGATTCTCGTTTTGCTCCCGCTTATTTCCAAAGAGCAAATCTTTACTATCAACAGCGAGAATTAGAAAAAGCTTTTAAAGATTATACCAATGTGATTGATTTAGCTTCTGAGTATGCTCACGCTTATTATAATCGCGGCTTAGTACTCTATCAAATAGGCGATCGCTCCAGCGCCATTAAGGATTTAGAACAAGCGGCTCAACTTTACTTTAAGCAGGGTGAGCAGAGTTATTACGAACGAACGAAAAGAGCGATCGCTGCTATTTCTCAGAGATTATAG
- a CDS encoding YlcI/YnfO family protein: MEKEAVTIRFPLELVKKAKQLKEGRESFNDLVVEALEREINRRKGLEAVSTILRLREQIKQRTGVHPDPIPLIRQLREGENDIQ, encoded by the coding sequence ATGGAAAAAGAAGCAGTAACCATTCGATTCCCTCTAGAGTTGGTAAAAAAGGCAAAACAACTCAAGGAAGGTAGAGAATCTTTTAACGACCTAGTGGTAGAAGCCTTAGAAAGAGAGATAAACAGACGCAAAGGATTAGAGGCGGTATCGACTATTTTACGATTGCGCGAGCAGATCAAACAGCGAACTGGAGTTCATCCAGACCCGATTCCTCTAATTCGCCAATTAAGAGAAGGAGAAAATGACATTCAATAG
- a CDS encoding type II toxin-antitoxin system VapC family toxin, with product MTFNSFCLDTSVMIKYLCPDEQEQSATELVIKALNAQIVLPCFAWAEIASVLRKKVRSGLLSSDEASQLYQAFGNLPIEYIDGEDIRVKAWMIAEQYSLLTLYDSVFLAVSEKESAQYWTADGVLLKALNPKPSYVFELSRV from the coding sequence ATGACATTCAATAGTTTTTGCCTTGATACCAGCGTCATGATCAAGTATTTGTGTCCTGATGAACAGGAACAATCAGCGACAGAGTTAGTGATCAAGGCGCTTAATGCTCAAATTGTCCTTCCTTGTTTTGCTTGGGCAGAAATCGCTTCGGTGTTAAGAAAAAAGGTAAGAAGCGGATTACTTAGTAGTGATGAAGCTAGTCAACTTTATCAAGCGTTCGGGAACTTACCTATAGAGTATATTGATGGAGAAGATATTCGTGTTAAGGCTTGGATGATTGCTGAACAATACAGTTTATTAACTTTGTATGATTCGGTTTTTTTAGCGGTGTCAGAAAAAGAATCCGCTCAATATTGGACAGCAGACGGGGTATTGCTCAAAGCATTAAATCCTAAACCTTCTTACGTATTTGAACTGTCGAGAGTTTAA
- a CDS encoding N-acetylmuramoyl-L-alanine amidase — protein MFGLTVSFSLIALSFPVIAHAQTSLYLAYPPQEHSTVAESIFFIGTAPIEGEVLINDQVINRSDAGHFAPSLPLQIGENKFTLRYQDQTIEITITRLATEAEIPSGVAFADDSLTPKQDVSWLQNELICFSAIAPPDSQVSVEIADQIISLLPQVNQKQLPPIRAVYYQGCTSFAEPGFLGYPLFKLSLDGETMTQSGSGKLTILAPHELAVIEVKDDGGITRTGAGTDYSRLTPLPAGARATVTGRQGEWLRLDYGAWIKQEETRLIPHAVPTQSMIRTVKTNLQGESTEIIFPLETPIPLTVQQEDETLTVTLHNTVAQIDTIRFDDHPWLKRLDWQQISPNQVQYRVHFKSDQQWGYDLRYEQSNLILTLKHPPQIPGGAILPLQGVSIVLDPGHGGPELGAKGPTGYPEKEINLLISRLIERELIKRGATVYLTRESDVELSLQDRVEMITRLNPAIALSIHYNALPDGGDAENAAGISTFWYHPQAHSLAVFIHNHLVDNLNRPDDGVYWNNLALTRCHTVPTVLLELGFMINPVEFEWIIDPQEQTKLAAEIAEAIELWFRQ, from the coding sequence ATGTTCGGATTAACCGTCAGTTTTAGTTTAATTGCCTTAAGCTTTCCTGTGATTGCTCACGCTCAAACTTCTTTGTACTTAGCTTATCCTCCTCAAGAGCACAGTACCGTGGCTGAGTCAATTTTCTTTATAGGTACCGCACCCATCGAGGGAGAAGTACTAATTAATGACCAGGTAATTAACAGAAGCGATGCGGGACATTTTGCTCCTAGTTTACCTCTGCAAATCGGCGAAAATAAATTTACACTGCGTTATCAGGATCAGACTATCGAGATTACTATAACTCGTCTAGCTACAGAAGCTGAAATTCCTTCTGGTGTAGCTTTTGCTGATGATTCTCTCACCCCTAAACAGGACGTTAGTTGGCTTCAAAATGAACTGATCTGTTTTAGTGCGATCGCCCCACCCGACTCTCAAGTGAGCGTAGAAATTGCCGACCAAATTATTTCCCTGTTACCCCAAGTTAATCAAAAACAACTTCCCCCCATAAGAGCAGTTTATTATCAGGGTTGTACTAGCTTCGCTGAACCGGGTTTTTTGGGTTATCCCCTGTTTAAACTGAGTTTGGATGGCGAAACCATGACTCAATCAGGATCGGGTAAGCTCACTATTTTAGCCCCTCATGAATTAGCGGTGATCGAAGTCAAAGACGATGGAGGGATAACTCGCACCGGCGCGGGCACAGATTACTCACGTCTTACACCTTTACCAGCTGGTGCTAGAGCGACTGTCACTGGTAGACAGGGAGAATGGCTGCGTTTGGATTATGGCGCTTGGATTAAACAAGAGGAAACCCGTTTAATTCCCCATGCTGTACCCACTCAGTCGATGATTCGCACCGTTAAAACTAACTTACAGGGAGAAAGTACTGAGATTATCTTTCCTCTGGAAACACCCATACCCTTGACTGTGCAGCAAGAAGACGAAACTCTAACTGTGACTCTCCATAATACGGTTGCTCAAATCGACACGATACGCTTTGACGACCATCCTTGGCTCAAACGTCTCGATTGGCAACAAATTAGCCCCAATCAGGTTCAATACCGCGTTCATTTTAAATCGGATCAACAATGGGGTTATGATTTGAGGTATGAGCAGAGTAATTTGATTTTAACCCTTAAACATCCTCCCCAAATCCCAGGGGGTGCTATTTTACCCCTGCAGGGTGTTAGTATCGTTTTAGATCCAGGACATGGAGGACCCGAGTTAGGCGCTAAAGGACCTACTGGTTATCCCGAAAAAGAGATTAATTTACTGATATCAAGGTTAATAGAGCGAGAATTAATCAAAAGGGGCGCTACAGTCTATTTAACTCGCGAAAGCGATGTGGAATTGTCTCTTCAAGATAGGGTAGAGATGATTACCCGCTTAAACCCGGCGATCGCTCTGTCTATCCACTACAACGCTTTACCCGATGGAGGAGACGCAGAAAATGCGGCGGGTATTAGTACTTTTTGGTATCATCCCCAAGCCCATTCTTTAGCAGTATTTATCCATAATCATCTAGTTGATAATCTCAATCGTCCTGATGATGGCGTTTATTGGAATAATCTAGCTTTGACTCGCTGTCATACAGTTCCCACGGTTTTATTAGAGTTGGGTTTTATGATTAACCCGGTGGAGTTTGAATGGATCATTGATCCTCAAGAACAAACAAAATTAGCCGCAGAGATTGCGGAGGCGATCGAGCTTTGGTTTAGACAATAA